One genomic window of Solanum stenotomum isolate F172 chromosome 9, ASM1918654v1, whole genome shotgun sequence includes the following:
- the LOC125876481 gene encoding probable starch synthase 4, chloroplastic/amyloplastic isoform X3 translates to MDFTSGLSFPSSLAPNGNYSSSNNCSSSFNHRSCYNNISSKANLLKKQSYVFSKYQLRNFKIQRVPRIEAQLKAEQLESSEAGCESDGLQWPSPNDEIPFWKGDFPSWDLSSDASAGVEQDSDLLHIVHVTAEMAPIAKVGGLGDVVTGLGRACLNRGHKVDVMIPFYECIPKHCINGLALMQTYNSYHDGNWVACNAYRGEVSGVPVILIEPSNHFFKGKNIYGGSYNELDAYLFFSRACLEWMQVNGTQPDIIHVHEWQTGALPLFYWDMYHFLSLQKPRIVLTIHNMEHYGECRQEQLSKFGLDGSAYATEDKAVDDRTVGHNPERLSLLKGGIVYSNAIVTVSPTYLKETLCSGWLSGALMSNRDKYSGILNGIDTEMWNPATDIYLPAKFDASKTEGKRICKQFVQRGLGLPFQGIKHGICVADQIPLVVCITRLVAQKGLHLITHAIKHVEELGGQMVVLGRASDDRVEREFEGLAELRGAVPYAICCCRHGLGAFNV, encoded by the exons ATGGATTTCACATCCGGCCTGTCGTTCCCATCATCTCTTGCGCCTAATGGAAATTATAGTAGCAGCAACAATTGTAGCAGTAGTTTCAATCATCGATCATGCTACAATAACATCAGCAGTAAggccaatttgttgaagaagcaaTCTTATGTCTTCAGCAAATACCAGTTGCGAAATTTCAAGATTCAACGTGTTCCTCGAATTGAAGCTCAG TTGAAAGCTGAGCAACTAGAAAGCTCAGAAGCTGGTTGTGAATCTGATGGTCTTCAGTGGCCATCTCCAAATGATGAAATTCCATTCTGGAAAGGAGACTTTCCATCTTGGGACCTCAGTTCGGATGCTTCTGCTGGAGTGGAGCAGGATTCTGATCTTTTGCACATTGTTCATGTGACTGCTGAAATGGCACCTATAGCAAAAGTCGGGGGTCTAGGTGACGTTGTAACAGGACTTGGACGTGCCTGTTTAAATCGTGGCCATAAAGTTGATGTTATGATTCCTTTCTATGAATGTATTCCAAAGCATTGCATCAATGGGCTAGCCTTGATGCAAACTTACAACTCATATCATGATGGAAACTGGGTTGCCTGTAATGCATATCGAGGAGAAGTTTCGGGCGTTCCAGTGATACTTATTGAACCATCCAACCACTTCTTCAAGGGAAAAAACATATATGGAGGGTCATACAATGAATTAGATGCATACTTATTTTTCAGCCGTGCTTGCCTTGAATGGATGCAG GTAAATGGAACACAACCAGATATCATTCATGTACATGAATGGCAGACAGGTGCTTTACCTCTGTTCTACTGGGATATGTACCATTTTCTCTCACTCCAG AAACCGAGAATTGTATTGACTATTCACAACATGGAGCATTATGGAGAATGCAG ACAAGAGCAACTCAGTAAGTTTGGTCTTGATGGATCGGCCTATGCAACTGAAGACAAG GCTGTAGATGATCGCACAGTTGGCCATAATCCAGAGAGGTTAAGTTTGTTGAAAGGTGGCATAGTATACAGCAATGCTATAGT TACAGTTTCACCAACCTATCTCAAGGAGACACTCTGTTCTGGATGGCTTTCTGGTGCTTTGATGAGCAACCGTGATAA GTATTCTGGCATTTTAAATGGGATCGATACTGAAATGTGGAATCCAGCAACAGATATTTATTTGCCTGCTAAATTTGATG CCAGCAAAACTGAAGGGAAGAGGATATGCAAACAATTTGTTCAAAGGGGACTTGGTCTTCCTTTCCAAGGCATCAAACACGGTATTTGTGTGGCTGATCAAATACCTTTGGTTGTCTGCATTACTAGATTGGTTGCTCAAAAAGGTCTTCATCTCATCACTCATGCGATCAAGCACGTTGAAGAACTA GGTGGACAGATGGTTGTTTTGGGGAGGGCTTCAGATGATCGAGTTGAGAGAGAATTTGAAGGTTTAGCAGAACTG CGAGGAGCTGTCCCATATGCTATATGCTGCTGCAGACATGGTCTTGGTGCCTTCAATGTATGA
- the LOC125876481 gene encoding uncharacterized protein LOC125876481 isoform X1, translated as MDFTSGLSFPSSLAPNGNYSSSNNCSSSFNHRSCYNNISSKANLLKKQSYVFSKYQLRNFKIQRVPRIEAQLKAEQLESSEAGCESDGLQWPSPNDEIPFWKGDFPSWDLSSDASAGVEQDSDLLHIVHVTAEMAPIAKVGGLGDVVTGLGRACLNRGHKVDVMIPFYECIPKHCINGLALMQTYNSYHDGNWVACNAYRGEVSGVPVILIEPSNHFFKGKNIYGGSYNELDAYLFFSRACLEWMQVNGTQPDIIHVHEWQTGALPLFYWDMYHFLSLQKPRIVLTIHNMEHYGECRQEQLSKFGLDGSAYATEDKAVDDRTVGHNPERLSLLKGGIVYSNAIVTVSPTYLKETLCSGWLSGALMSNRDKYSGILNGIDTEMWNPATDIYLPAKFDASKTEGKRICKQFVQRGLGLPFQGIKHGICVADQIPLVVCITRLVAQKGLHLITHAIKHVEELGGQMVVLGRASDDRVEREFEGLAELHNKGSNIRILLMYSEELSHMLYAAADMVLVPSMYEPCGLAQMIGMRYGAVPIVRKTGGLADTVFDMDDQSHTEIANGFVFEGIDEGSLNCALGRAFSYYQEKPNEWKAVMQKVMRIDNSWNNTAGKYIDIYNSVRVR; from the exons ATGGATTTCACATCCGGCCTGTCGTTCCCATCATCTCTTGCGCCTAATGGAAATTATAGTAGCAGCAACAATTGTAGCAGTAGTTTCAATCATCGATCATGCTACAATAACATCAGCAGTAAggccaatttgttgaagaagcaaTCTTATGTCTTCAGCAAATACCAGTTGCGAAATTTCAAGATTCAACGTGTTCCTCGAATTGAAGCTCAG TTGAAAGCTGAGCAACTAGAAAGCTCAGAAGCTGGTTGTGAATCTGATGGTCTTCAGTGGCCATCTCCAAATGATGAAATTCCATTCTGGAAAGGAGACTTTCCATCTTGGGACCTCAGTTCGGATGCTTCTGCTGGAGTGGAGCAGGATTCTGATCTTTTGCACATTGTTCATGTGACTGCTGAAATGGCACCTATAGCAAAAGTCGGGGGTCTAGGTGACGTTGTAACAGGACTTGGACGTGCCTGTTTAAATCGTGGCCATAAAGTTGATGTTATGATTCCTTTCTATGAATGTATTCCAAAGCATTGCATCAATGGGCTAGCCTTGATGCAAACTTACAACTCATATCATGATGGAAACTGGGTTGCCTGTAATGCATATCGAGGAGAAGTTTCGGGCGTTCCAGTGATACTTATTGAACCATCCAACCACTTCTTCAAGGGAAAAAACATATATGGAGGGTCATACAATGAATTAGATGCATACTTATTTTTCAGCCGTGCTTGCCTTGAATGGATGCAG GTAAATGGAACACAACCAGATATCATTCATGTACATGAATGGCAGACAGGTGCTTTACCTCTGTTCTACTGGGATATGTACCATTTTCTCTCACTCCAG AAACCGAGAATTGTATTGACTATTCACAACATGGAGCATTATGGAGAATGCAG ACAAGAGCAACTCAGTAAGTTTGGTCTTGATGGATCGGCCTATGCAACTGAAGACAAG GCTGTAGATGATCGCACAGTTGGCCATAATCCAGAGAGGTTAAGTTTGTTGAAAGGTGGCATAGTATACAGCAATGCTATAGT TACAGTTTCACCAACCTATCTCAAGGAGACACTCTGTTCTGGATGGCTTTCTGGTGCTTTGATGAGCAACCGTGATAA GTATTCTGGCATTTTAAATGGGATCGATACTGAAATGTGGAATCCAGCAACAGATATTTATTTGCCTGCTAAATTTGATG CCAGCAAAACTGAAGGGAAGAGGATATGCAAACAATTTGTTCAAAGGGGACTTGGTCTTCCTTTCCAAGGCATCAAACACGGTATTTGTGTGGCTGATCAAATACCTTTGGTTGTCTGCATTACTAGATTGGTTGCTCAAAAAGGTCTTCATCTCATCACTCATGCGATCAAGCACGTTGAAGAACTA GGTGGACAGATGGTTGTTTTGGGGAGGGCTTCAGATGATCGAGTTGAGAGAGAATTTGAAGGTTTAGCAGAACTG CATAACAAGGGCTCCAATATCCGTATCCTTTTGATGTACAG CGAGGAGCTGTCCCATATGCTATATGCTGCTGCAGACATGGTCTTGGTGCCTTCAATGTATGAGCCATGCGGGCTAGCACAGATGATTGGAATGCGTTATGGAGCT GTTCCCATAGTTAGGAAGACGGGTGGTCTCGCGGACACGGTTTTTGACATGGATGATCAATCTCACACTGAGATTGCTAATGG GTTTGTCTTTGAAGGAATTGATGAAGGATCCTTAAACTGTGCATTAGGCCGTGCATTTTCTTACTATCAAGAAA AACCAAATGAATGGAAAGCTGTCATGCAGAAAGTTATGCGTATTGACAATAGCTGGAATAATACAGCAGGGAAATACATAGATATCTACAATTCCGTAAGAGTGAGATAA
- the LOC125876481 gene encoding uncharacterized protein LOC125876481 isoform X2: protein MDFTSGLSFPSSLAPNGNYSSSNNCSSSFNHRSCYNNISSKANLLKKQSYVFSKYQLRNFKIQRVPRIEAQLKAEQLESSEAGCESDGLQWPSPNDEIPFWKGDFPSWDLSSDASAGVEQDSDLLHIVHVTAEMAPIAKVGGLGDVVTGLGRACLNRGHKVDVMIPFYECIPKHCINGLALMQTYNSYHDGNWVACNAYRGEVSGVPVILIEPSNHFFKGKNIYGGSYNELDAYLFFSRACLEWMQVNGTQPDIIHVHEWQTGALPLFYWDMYHFLSLQKPRIVLTIHNMEHYGECSTVSPTYLKETLCSGWLSGALMSNRDKYSGILNGIDTEMWNPATDIYLPAKFDASKTEGKRICKQFVQRGLGLPFQGIKHGICVADQIPLVVCITRLVAQKGLHLITHAIKHVEELGGQMVVLGRASDDRVEREFEGLAELHNKGSNIRILLMYSEELSHMLYAAADMVLVPSMYEPCGLAQMIGMRYGAVPIVRKTGGLADTVFDMDDQSHTEIANGFVFEGIDEGSLNCALGRAFSYYQEKPNEWKAVMQKVMRIDNSWNNTAGKYIDIYNSVRVR, encoded by the exons ATGGATTTCACATCCGGCCTGTCGTTCCCATCATCTCTTGCGCCTAATGGAAATTATAGTAGCAGCAACAATTGTAGCAGTAGTTTCAATCATCGATCATGCTACAATAACATCAGCAGTAAggccaatttgttgaagaagcaaTCTTATGTCTTCAGCAAATACCAGTTGCGAAATTTCAAGATTCAACGTGTTCCTCGAATTGAAGCTCAG TTGAAAGCTGAGCAACTAGAAAGCTCAGAAGCTGGTTGTGAATCTGATGGTCTTCAGTGGCCATCTCCAAATGATGAAATTCCATTCTGGAAAGGAGACTTTCCATCTTGGGACCTCAGTTCGGATGCTTCTGCTGGAGTGGAGCAGGATTCTGATCTTTTGCACATTGTTCATGTGACTGCTGAAATGGCACCTATAGCAAAAGTCGGGGGTCTAGGTGACGTTGTAACAGGACTTGGACGTGCCTGTTTAAATCGTGGCCATAAAGTTGATGTTATGATTCCTTTCTATGAATGTATTCCAAAGCATTGCATCAATGGGCTAGCCTTGATGCAAACTTACAACTCATATCATGATGGAAACTGGGTTGCCTGTAATGCATATCGAGGAGAAGTTTCGGGCGTTCCAGTGATACTTATTGAACCATCCAACCACTTCTTCAAGGGAAAAAACATATATGGAGGGTCATACAATGAATTAGATGCATACTTATTTTTCAGCCGTGCTTGCCTTGAATGGATGCAG GTAAATGGAACACAACCAGATATCATTCATGTACATGAATGGCAGACAGGTGCTTTACCTCTGTTCTACTGGGATATGTACCATTTTCTCTCACTCCAG AAACCGAGAATTGTATTGACTATTCACAACATGGAGCATTATGGAGAATGCAG TACAGTTTCACCAACCTATCTCAAGGAGACACTCTGTTCTGGATGGCTTTCTGGTGCTTTGATGAGCAACCGTGATAA GTATTCTGGCATTTTAAATGGGATCGATACTGAAATGTGGAATCCAGCAACAGATATTTATTTGCCTGCTAAATTTGATG CCAGCAAAACTGAAGGGAAGAGGATATGCAAACAATTTGTTCAAAGGGGACTTGGTCTTCCTTTCCAAGGCATCAAACACGGTATTTGTGTGGCTGATCAAATACCTTTGGTTGTCTGCATTACTAGATTGGTTGCTCAAAAAGGTCTTCATCTCATCACTCATGCGATCAAGCACGTTGAAGAACTA GGTGGACAGATGGTTGTTTTGGGGAGGGCTTCAGATGATCGAGTTGAGAGAGAATTTGAAGGTTTAGCAGAACTG CATAACAAGGGCTCCAATATCCGTATCCTTTTGATGTACAG CGAGGAGCTGTCCCATATGCTATATGCTGCTGCAGACATGGTCTTGGTGCCTTCAATGTATGAGCCATGCGGGCTAGCACAGATGATTGGAATGCGTTATGGAGCT GTTCCCATAGTTAGGAAGACGGGTGGTCTCGCGGACACGGTTTTTGACATGGATGATCAATCTCACACTGAGATTGCTAATGG GTTTGTCTTTGAAGGAATTGATGAAGGATCCTTAAACTGTGCATTAGGCCGTGCATTTTCTTACTATCAAGAAA AACCAAATGAATGGAAAGCTGTCATGCAGAAAGTTATGCGTATTGACAATAGCTGGAATAATACAGCAGGGAAATACATAGATATCTACAATTCCGTAAGAGTGAGATAA